The following are encoded in a window of Aureimonas sp. AU20 genomic DNA:
- a CDS encoding class I SAM-dependent methyltransferase → MSPSQHDLAANQFSPQADAYVASPVHAGGADLDRMRALAAARRPARALDLGTGGGHVAYALAPHARTVVACDLSPDMVAAVEREAARRTFANVTGRVAPAEQLPFADGEFDLVASRFSAHHWADMACGLRETRRVLKVGGTAVFVDVIAPPVAALDTHLQAVELLRDPSHVRDYRPSEWVATLEGAGFRIDEIQVWRLRMEFASWTARIATLPASAAAIRSLQTSAAATTTAYFAIEPDGSFELDVAWFGATAF, encoded by the coding sequence GTGAGCCCTAGCCAGCACGACCTTGCCGCCAACCAGTTCAGCCCGCAAGCCGACGCCTATGTCGCCAGCCCCGTACATGCTGGCGGCGCCGACCTCGATCGGATGCGTGCCCTGGCCGCCGCGCGCCGTCCGGCTCGGGCGCTGGATCTGGGAACGGGCGGGGGGCATGTCGCCTATGCCCTGGCGCCCCATGCCAGAACGGTGGTCGCCTGCGACCTGTCCCCCGACATGGTCGCGGCCGTGGAGCGGGAGGCGGCGCGCCGGACCTTTGCGAACGTGACGGGAAGGGTCGCACCCGCCGAACAGTTGCCCTTTGCCGACGGTGAGTTCGACCTCGTCGCCAGCCGCTTCTCCGCTCATCACTGGGCCGACATGGCCTGCGGCCTGCGGGAAACACGGCGCGTGCTGAAGGTCGGTGGAACGGCGGTGTTCGTTGACGTTATCGCACCACCGGTTGCCGCTTTGGACACCCATCTGCAAGCCGTGGAGCTTCTGCGCGACCCCTCCCACGTTCGCGATTATCGACCATCCGAATGGGTGGCGACGCTGGAGGGAGCCGGCTTCAGGATCGACGAGATACAGGTCTGGCGGCTGCGCATGGAATTCGCTTCGTGGACGGCGCGCATCGCCACGTTGCCCGCCTCCGCCGCAGCGATCCGATCGCTGCAAACCAGCGCCGCAGCGACGACGACGGCCTACTTTGCGATCGAGCCGGATGGGTCCTTCGAATTGGATGTGGCCTGGTTCGGAGCAACCGCTTTCTAG
- a CDS encoding bifunctional diguanylate cyclase/phosphodiesterase, whose product MDLVLTCLGVLNDPALLTLATVVCVIGVHGSFSVARQAGRCEGAARRKWAVLSLVAAGCTAWATHMVALLAFQPGMQSGFEPVTTALSLVLAILGIGAGLMLALGRRERWRRFGGGVVIGLGVTVLHYVGQAAYVVRGHVQWDHELVATTILVSLPLFGLATLASVERKRVVNSMSAPLLVSAIAILHLGGMAAMRLTFDPGVPLPAWTVAPEHLAPVVAIVSFGLLSVSVIGVRLTLNAKIKLRTERVRLGELANLALEGLAICEDERIITANDSLAKLSGFRRDDLSGMALSTLVPNFDCLSLPEREEVDADLVSVFGDLVPVRVLRSDVRLAGRLQTVIAFRDQSERLRSEARIRTLAFADALTGLANRPRFHDTLAELVEQNQASGLPFSLVVFDLDGFKSVNDAYGHSGGDEVLRVVAERVRALVDPSHLIARLGGDEFAVLLPGSADPLEGTSIGQRIIQAVETPITIEHQIAHISASVGVMPSQIEHVGIADLMSGADLALYDAKANGRARVRLFTPELRRASNARRSVAEDLQEAWDKRHFELYYQPQVDLTDGRLVGAEALIRWNYPYKGVLSPAAFLSVLEAGHLALPVGDWILRTACRDAMKIRAGRDDFRIGVNLFAAQLRAPGFVEEVEDALQTTGLPASALELEITENIVLRNERVIESNLARLRAMSVGIAFDDFGTGFASLTMLKQLPITRLKIDRSFIRDIETDEKDQGIVDAIVRMAQGCRLDVIAEGIETRGQADYLQGRVAEAQGYLFGKPMGFEAFEVLYRMQAQRCEARLTA is encoded by the coding sequence GTGGATCTGGTCCTCACCTGCCTTGGCGTCCTGAACGATCCGGCTCTACTGACGCTGGCAACGGTGGTTTGCGTGATCGGTGTGCACGGATCGTTCTCTGTTGCGCGTCAGGCGGGACGTTGCGAGGGCGCCGCACGCCGCAAATGGGCTGTTCTGTCATTGGTGGCTGCCGGCTGCACGGCTTGGGCGACCCACATGGTGGCGTTGCTCGCTTTTCAGCCCGGAATGCAGTCTGGCTTCGAGCCTGTCACCACGGCGCTCTCGCTCGTGCTGGCCATTTTGGGCATCGGGGCCGGACTGATGTTGGCGCTCGGACGGCGTGAGCGATGGCGACGCTTTGGTGGCGGCGTCGTGATCGGCCTCGGCGTTACGGTTCTCCACTATGTCGGTCAAGCGGCCTACGTCGTGCGTGGCCATGTCCAGTGGGACCACGAACTCGTTGCGACAACCATCTTGGTCAGCCTGCCGCTGTTTGGGTTGGCGACGCTTGCGTCCGTCGAGCGAAAGCGTGTGGTCAACTCGATGAGTGCACCCTTGCTGGTGTCGGCTATCGCCATCCTGCATCTTGGCGGCATGGCCGCAATGCGCTTGACGTTCGACCCAGGCGTTCCTCTACCCGCTTGGACGGTTGCACCGGAGCATCTCGCCCCGGTTGTCGCGATCGTTTCGTTTGGTCTCCTGTCCGTTTCCGTTATTGGCGTTCGCCTAACCCTCAACGCCAAAATCAAGCTGCGTACCGAGCGCGTCCGGCTGGGAGAACTGGCCAACCTTGCACTGGAGGGCTTGGCGATCTGCGAGGACGAGCGGATCATCACCGCCAACGATAGCCTTGCCAAGCTGTCAGGTTTCCGGCGGGACGATCTGTCGGGCATGGCGCTCAGCACGCTCGTGCCCAATTTCGATTGCCTGAGCCTGCCTGAGCGTGAGGAAGTGGATGCCGATCTCGTCTCGGTGTTCGGCGATCTCGTACCCGTTCGCGTGCTGCGCAGCGACGTGCGGCTAGCGGGACGGCTGCAAACCGTCATCGCCTTTCGCGATCAGAGCGAGCGTCTGCGCAGCGAGGCACGTATTCGAACGCTCGCTTTCGCCGATGCGTTGACTGGCCTTGCCAACCGTCCCCGCTTTCACGACACCCTCGCCGAACTAGTTGAACAGAACCAGGCGAGCGGCTTGCCCTTCTCGCTCGTTGTCTTCGATCTGGATGGCTTCAAGAGCGTCAACGACGCGTACGGGCATTCGGGCGGCGATGAGGTTCTGCGCGTGGTCGCCGAGCGCGTGCGGGCCCTCGTCGATCCGAGCCATCTTATCGCCCGCTTGGGCGGCGACGAGTTCGCCGTCCTTCTCCCTGGTAGCGCGGACCCTCTGGAGGGTACATCGATCGGGCAAAGGATCATTCAGGCGGTCGAGACGCCCATCACGATCGAACACCAGATCGCTCATATCTCGGCCAGCGTCGGCGTAATGCCCTCACAGATCGAGCACGTCGGCATAGCCGATCTCATGTCTGGTGCAGACCTTGCCCTCTATGACGCAAAGGCGAATGGGCGCGCGCGAGTCAGACTCTTTACGCCCGAACTACGGCGCGCTTCAAACGCGCGGCGAAGTGTTGCCGAGGACCTCCAGGAAGCTTGGGACAAGAGGCACTTCGAACTTTACTATCAGCCGCAGGTCGATCTGACCGACGGCCGTCTTGTCGGCGCAGAGGCGCTGATCCGGTGGAATTATCCCTATAAGGGTGTGCTATCTCCAGCTGCTTTCCTGTCGGTCCTGGAGGCGGGGCATCTGGCGTTACCGGTGGGCGACTGGATCCTGCGCACAGCCTGCCGGGACGCCATGAAGATACGGGCTGGTCGGGATGATTTTCGCATTGGTGTGAACCTGTTTGCTGCGCAATTGCGGGCACCCGGCTTCGTCGAGGAGGTCGAGGACGCTTTGCAAACGACGGGGCTGCCGGCGAGCGCATTGGAGTTGGAAATCACCGAGAACATCGTCTTGCGCAACGAGCGAGTGATCGAAAGCAACCTCGCCCGGTTGCGTGCGATGAGTGTGGGCATCGCCTTCGACGATTTTGGAACAGGCTTTGCGTCGCTGACGATGTTGAAGCAGCTTCCCATAACCCGGCTGAAAATCGATCGATCGTTCATCCGGGACATCGAGACGGACGAGAAGGATCAAGGCATCGTTGATGCCATCGTCCGCATGGCCCAAGGGTGTCGACTGGATGTCATTGCCGAGGGTATCGAGACCCGGGGCCAAGCGGATTACCTGCAGGGACGCGTTGCCGAAGCGCAGGGTTATCTCTTCGGCAAACCCATGGGGTTCGAGGCGTTCGAGGTGCTGTATCGGATGCAAGCACAGCGCTGCGAGGCGCGACTTACCGCGTGA
- a CDS encoding amidohydrolase family protein — protein sequence MDFVLRNARVATSGDFVDIGVENGRIAAITPNLDAAASEYDAAGRLAFPGFVDCHIHLDKACILDRCAICEGTLAEAVRETARAKAAFTEEDVYARAANLVEQAILHGTMLLRTFVEVDPRAGLRSLAAIRRIKHDYAFAIDIEICAFAQEGLTQEPETEHLLSDALAAGADLVGGCPYTDPDPAGHVRRIFDLAERFGTLVDFHVDLDLDPEGSALPHVMEETERRGFGGRVSVGHATKLSAIEPEAVDAVARRLAATGIAVTVLPATDLFLTGRDIRRLVPRGVAPAHLLRRAGVTATIATNNVLNPFTPFGDASLIRMANLYANVAQLARDEEMEAVFAMVSADAARLMARDYGLRIGAPADFVLLDVATSAAAVREIAAPIASWRSGRLVMERPAGRIFHP from the coding sequence ATGGATTTCGTATTGCGCAACGCCCGCGTCGCGACGAGCGGCGACTTCGTCGATATCGGCGTCGAGAACGGGCGGATCGCGGCGATCACGCCAAACCTCGATGCCGCCGCGTCCGAATATGACGCGGCGGGACGGCTGGCGTTTCCCGGTTTCGTCGACTGTCATATCCATCTCGACAAGGCTTGCATCCTCGACCGCTGCGCGATCTGCGAGGGCACGCTGGCGGAGGCCGTCCGCGAAACGGCGCGAGCGAAGGCAGCGTTCACCGAGGAGGATGTCTACGCTCGCGCCGCCAATCTGGTCGAGCAGGCGATCCTGCATGGGACGATGCTCTTGCGCACGTTCGTTGAGGTCGATCCGCGCGCCGGCCTTCGTTCGCTGGCCGCCATCCGGCGCATCAAGCACGATTACGCTTTCGCGATCGACATCGAGATCTGCGCCTTTGCGCAGGAAGGGCTGACGCAGGAGCCGGAGACGGAGCACCTTTTGTCGGATGCGCTGGCCGCTGGCGCCGATCTCGTCGGCGGCTGCCCCTACACCGATCCGGATCCCGCTGGGCATGTCCGGCGTATATTTGACCTTGCGGAACGCTTCGGAACGCTGGTCGACTTCCACGTCGATTTAGATCTCGATCCCGAAGGGTCCGCGCTTCCCCATGTCATGGAGGAAACGGAGCGGCGCGGTTTCGGCGGGCGCGTCTCGGTCGGCCATGCGACGAAGCTTTCGGCGATCGAGCCGGAGGCGGTGGACGCCGTGGCACGGCGACTGGCGGCGACCGGCATCGCCGTGACCGTCCTGCCCGCGACCGATCTGTTCCTCACCGGCCGCGATATCAGACGCCTCGTACCGCGAGGCGTGGCACCTGCCCACCTTCTGCGCCGAGCCGGCGTTACCGCGACGATTGCCACGAACAACGTCTTGAACCCATTCACGCCGTTCGGCGATGCCTCGCTGATCCGCATGGCGAACCTTTACGCCAACGTCGCGCAACTCGCCCGCGACGAGGAGATGGAAGCCGTCTTCGCGATGGTCTCCGCGGATGCCGCCCGGCTGATGGCGCGTGACTACGGCTTGCGGATCGGCGCCCCGGCGGACTTCGTCCTGCTCGACGTTGCAACCTCAGCCGCTGCCGTTCGGGAAATCGCTGCACCGATCGCATCGTGGAGAAGTGGGCGTCTGGTCATGGAACGGCCTGCAGGTCGGATCTTCCATCCATAA
- a CDS encoding response regulator, whose protein sequence is MTQSLDPARYAVLIVEDDALVRAEAVDLCEEAGFTAYEARNADQAIRLLERHSDIRVLFTDVEMPGTMDGLKLARGVRDRWPPVAIIMTSGRIKVEASDMPENGLFFAKPYPPKGIIKALNEIATQLHT, encoded by the coding sequence ATGACCCAATCCTTAGATCCCGCCCGATACGCCGTTCTGATCGTGGAAGACGATGCTCTTGTGCGAGCCGAAGCGGTGGACCTGTGCGAGGAAGCAGGCTTTACGGCCTACGAGGCGCGTAACGCCGATCAAGCCATCCGCCTGCTGGAGCGCCATTCCGACATCCGTGTCCTGTTTACCGACGTAGAGATGCCCGGAACGATGGACGGTCTGAAGCTCGCGAGAGGCGTACGCGACCGTTGGCCACCGGTGGCGATTATCATGACGTCCGGACGCATCAAGGTAGAAGCATCAGACATGCCCGAGAACGGCCTGTTCTTCGCCAAACCGTATCCGCCAAAGGGCATCATCAAGGCGTTGAACGAGATCGCGACTCAGCTTCACACCTGA
- a CDS encoding LysR family transcriptional regulator, whose product MDRSDVTLERMRSFVRVAERGSFSAVAREEGLGQATVSRHVAELEQALGTTLINRTTRRLTLTPEGARYQEDARVILRLVDEAGEGLHQASDALSGSVRVSCTAALGVRHVARALFAFQDRYPRVEIDLKLSDVRIDLVQEAADIAIRLGALADSSMHRKHVGASHRILVAARDYLERHGTPTSPDDLRLHRTIRMSNVADSGTLVLRGPDRSTATLPFGDRLLMDHGLAAREAIALGRGIAPAHLWLVDDLLESGVVERVLPDYAPEPVPLSILAVPGRLRIQRVRLLVDELVTFLRGLPGVAH is encoded by the coding sequence GTGGATAGATCCGACGTTACGCTGGAGCGCATGCGCAGCTTCGTCCGAGTGGCGGAACGCGGCAGCTTCTCGGCGGTCGCGCGCGAGGAAGGCCTCGGTCAGGCGACTGTGAGCCGGCATGTGGCGGAACTCGAGCAGGCGCTGGGCACCACCTTGATCAACCGCACGACGCGCCGCCTTACCCTGACACCAGAAGGCGCGCGCTATCAGGAGGACGCCCGCGTCATCCTTCGGCTGGTGGACGAGGCGGGCGAGGGCCTGCACCAGGCGAGCGACGCCTTGTCGGGCTCGGTCCGCGTCTCCTGCACCGCTGCGCTCGGTGTCCGTCACGTCGCGCGCGCCCTGTTCGCCTTCCAGGACCGGTATCCCCGTGTCGAGATCGACCTCAAGTTGTCCGACGTGCGGATCGACCTCGTTCAAGAGGCCGCCGATATCGCGATCCGGCTTGGGGCGCTGGCCGACAGCTCGATGCATCGCAAGCACGTCGGCGCGTCGCATCGCATCCTCGTCGCCGCGCGCGACTATCTCGAACGACATGGGACGCCTACATCACCGGACGACTTGCGACTCCACCGCACGATCCGCATGAGCAACGTAGCCGATAGCGGAACGCTGGTCCTGCGGGGTCCGGACCGGAGCACCGCGACCCTGCCTTTCGGAGACCGACTGCTTATGGATCATGGGCTGGCGGCACGCGAGGCGATCGCGCTGGGCCGGGGTATCGCGCCCGCCCACCTTTGGCTGGTCGACGACCTCCTTGAAAGCGGCGTCGTGGAAAGGGTTCTTCCAGACTACGCGCCCGAACCCGTTCCTCTGTCGATCCTAGCCGTGCCGGGCCGTCTGCGTATTCAGCGCGTGCGCCTGCTGGTCGACGAACTGGTCACCTTCCTCCGGGGGCTGCCGGGTGTAGCCCACTAG
- a CDS encoding NAD(P)H-dependent oxidoreductase: MNVLIVSAHPEPRSLTNAMRDAAAEQLRSDGHAVRVTDLYAAGWKSEVDRADFPTLPPGQRLRVPQASGEAFASGALTGDVVQQQEGLLWADALILAFPLWWFSMPAILKGWIDRVYAYGFAYGVGEHSDTRWGDRYGEGRLAGKRAMLVVTAGGWPSHYGPRGINGPIDDLLFPIQHGVLFYPGYEVLPPFVSYRADRMDEGGFEATSQELRTRMTDLFTDTPIPFRRQNGGDYAIPTMELRQEAAPAHVTGFAAHRMPD; this comes from the coding sequence ATGAACGTCCTAATCGTCTCCGCCCATCCCGAGCCCCGCTCACTGACCAACGCCATGCGCGATGCGGCGGCGGAACAACTGCGTAGTGACGGGCACGCCGTGCGCGTTACCGATCTCTACGCCGCCGGCTGGAAGAGCGAAGTCGACCGCGCAGACTTTCCCACCCTGCCTCCCGGGCAGCGCCTGCGGGTGCCGCAAGCCTCCGGCGAAGCCTTTGCGTCAGGCGCACTGACGGGGGACGTCGTGCAACAGCAGGAAGGCCTGTTGTGGGCCGACGCCCTGATCCTGGCCTTCCCGCTCTGGTGGTTCTCGATGCCCGCGATCCTGAAGGGATGGATCGATCGGGTCTATGCCTATGGCTTTGCCTACGGCGTCGGCGAACACAGCGACACGCGCTGGGGCGACCGCTACGGAGAGGGACGTCTGGCCGGCAAACGTGCCATGCTCGTCGTCACCGCCGGCGGTTGGCCTTCGCACTACGGGCCGCGCGGCATCAACGGACCGATCGACGACCTCCTGTTTCCGATCCAGCACGGGGTCCTGTTCTATCCCGGCTACGAGGTTCTGCCGCCCTTCGTGAGCTACCGGGCCGACCGGATGGACGAGGGAGGCTTCGAAGCTACCTCACAGGAGTTGCGTACGCGTATGACAGACCTGTTCACGGACACGCCGATACCCTTCCGTCGGCAGAACGGGGGCGACTACGCGATCCCGACGATGGAACTGCGCCAGGAAGCTGCACCCGCGCACGTCACTGGGTTCGCGGCGCACCGCATGCCAGATTGA
- a CDS encoding VOC family protein, which produces MTDQANIHVQRADHIGFAVASLDEALRFWVDGLGARLVRTGEMGGEFLGQVTGAHGAQVRMAIVSLADQTIELLEYRGLDRPNVPAKPFDPGFAHLALVVDDIDGLLARIGPYGWTAQGKPQPITSGARAGTRVIYAVGPDGATIEFMQPPAIAQDY; this is translated from the coding sequence ATGACGGACCAGGCCAACATCCACGTGCAGCGCGCCGATCATATCGGCTTCGCGGTCGCCTCCCTCGATGAGGCCCTTCGGTTCTGGGTCGATGGGCTTGGTGCACGGCTCGTGCGCACGGGCGAGATGGGTGGCGAATTCCTTGGTCAGGTGACGGGCGCGCATGGAGCACAGGTTCGCATGGCGATCGTCTCGCTGGCGGATCAGACGATCGAACTCTTGGAATATCGGGGGTTGGATCGGCCAAACGTGCCGGCGAAGCCGTTCGACCCGGGTTTTGCGCATCTGGCCCTCGTGGTCGATGATATCGACGGGCTCCTTGCGCGAATTGGCCCCTACGGCTGGACGGCGCAAGGCAAGCCGCAACCGATCACTAGCGGCGCGCGGGCCGGAACGCGGGTGATCTACGCCGTTGGTCCTGACGGCGCGACGATCGAGTTCATGCAACCGCCAGCTATCGCGCAAGACTACTGA
- the cysC gene encoding adenylyl-sulfate kinase, producing the protein MDDVAYSSLRVVRSERTAGVAGFAGSTAPASIRSLPGRSVRVEEGVSMLQNRLQEMSSMSACDSEIAFDATPQQTLQVGAQRRAALLGQRPVVVWLTGLSGAGKSTIADQVDLRLQDLGFSTVVLDGDNLRRGLNGDLGFTDGDRSENVRRVAHVADMMADAGLIVIVSLISPYRRDRDEARRIVGAVRFLEVFVDASIETCARRDPKGLYARARSGALRLFTGIGSDYERPLAPDLHIPSDRLDAPSSARLLLQTLLDGRLALPASDAATQAPSGRAP; encoded by the coding sequence GTGGATGACGTCGCTTACTCATCCCTTCGGGTCGTCCGCTCCGAACGGACGGCGGGCGTCGCCGGTTTTGCCGGCAGCACCGCTCCCGCCTCCATTCGGTCCCTGCCCGGCAGATCGGTACGGGTGGAGGAAGGCGTGTCTATGCTCCAGAACAGGCTCCAGGAGATGTCGAGCATGAGCGCGTGCGATTCCGAAATAGCATTCGACGCAACGCCGCAGCAGACGCTCCAGGTCGGGGCGCAGCGTCGAGCAGCGCTTCTGGGGCAGCGTCCCGTCGTGGTCTGGCTGACCGGCCTGTCGGGCGCCGGAAAGAGCACGATCGCCGATCAGGTTGACCTGCGGCTTCAAGACCTGGGCTTTAGCACTGTCGTGCTGGACGGCGACAACCTGCGCCGCGGCCTGAACGGCGATCTCGGTTTCACCGACGGCGATCGAAGCGAGAATGTCCGCCGCGTCGCCCATGTCGCTGACATGATGGCGGATGCAGGTCTGATCGTCATCGTGTCGCTGATCTCGCCCTATCGTCGCGACCGGGACGAGGCCAGGCGCATCGTCGGCGCTGTCCGGTTTCTTGAGGTCTTCGTCGATGCGTCGATCGAAACCTGCGCCCGTCGCGATCCCAAAGGCCTCTACGCCCGCGCGCGGTCCGGCGCCCTGCGACTGTTCACCGGGATCGGGTCTGATTACGAGCGCCCGCTCGCGCCGGACCTGCACATCCCTTCGGACCGGCTGGACGCACCATCCTCCGCTCGCCTCCTCCTTCAGACGCTGCTAGACGGCCGCTTGGCGCTCCCAGCCTCCGACGCGGCGACCCAGGCGCCGTCCGGACGCGCGCCCTAG
- a CDS encoding pyridoxamine 5'-phosphate oxidase family protein codes for MTEALSPPDQNHAEAVTKVGKMIAANKICMLTTRGEDGEMLSRPMAVVEREFDGTLWFVSHDNTRKARQIGRESRVNVTYASGSEWVSVNGRAEIVRDVAKLKEMWDAGVKAWFPEGPEDPNTVLVKVSAEGAEYWDAPSGSLVSSALSFVKAAATGEPYKVENERIGI; via the coding sequence GTGACCGAAGCCCTCTCGCCGCCCGATCAGAACCACGCCGAAGCGGTAACGAAAGTCGGCAAGATGATTGCCGCCAACAAGATTTGCATGCTCACCACGAGGGGTGAGGACGGCGAAATGCTGTCGCGTCCCATGGCGGTGGTGGAACGCGAGTTCGATGGGACACTCTGGTTCGTATCGCACGATAACACGCGTAAGGCCCGGCAGATCGGTCGCGAGTCGCGCGTCAACGTCACATACGCCTCCGGAAGCGAGTGGGTTTCCGTCAATGGCCGGGCGGAGATCGTGCGCGACGTCGCAAAACTGAAGGAGATGTGGGACGCCGGGGTCAAGGCGTGGTTCCCGGAAGGACCGGAGGATCCGAACACTGTCCTGGTCAAGGTCAGTGCCGAGGGAGCCGAGTACTGGGACGCGCCTAGCGGATCGCTGGTTTCGTCCGCCCTTTCGTTCGTGAAAGCTGCGGCAACCGGAGAACCATATAAGGTCGAGAACGAACGCATCGGGATTTGA
- a CDS encoding YbhB/YbcL family Raf kinase inhibitor-like protein — protein sequence MRASTFASVLAFAAPFFLVTAASATDLTVSLGNGVSNGIMPDRHAFCPSAGTNPADISPAVAWSAGPKGTQSYALRMQDPDVPAALDQIEQPGVVIAKDAPRISVDHWVLADIPADRRSLREGEDSDGFTKGGKPTGPTSYGVRGSNVYASFLASKPDMAGPYGGYDGPCPPRNDKRPHRYVVEVFALDIERLALPDGFTGDLMANAMEGHILARGAASATYSRWEDTK from the coding sequence ATGCGCGCCTCGACCTTTGCGTCCGTCCTCGCCTTCGCCGCCCCCTTCTTTCTAGTCACGGCGGCGTCGGCCACGGATCTCACCGTTTCACTGGGCAATGGGGTGTCGAACGGGATCATGCCGGACCGTCACGCCTTCTGTCCGTCCGCCGGCACGAACCCAGCCGACATCAGCCCTGCCGTCGCGTGGTCCGCAGGACCGAAAGGGACGCAGTCCTATGCCCTGCGCATGCAGGACCCGGACGTGCCTGCGGCGCTCGACCAGATCGAGCAGCCCGGCGTCGTCATCGCGAAAGATGCGCCGCGCATCAGCGTTGACCATTGGGTCTTGGCGGACATCCCGGCCGACAGGCGCTCGCTCCGAGAAGGCGAGGACAGCGACGGCTTCACCAAAGGCGGCAAACCGACCGGTCCGACAAGCTACGGCGTGCGTGGGTCGAATGTCTACGCCAGCTTCCTAGCCTCCAAACCCGACATGGCGGGTCCCTATGGCGGCTACGACGGTCCCTGCCCACCGCGCAACGACAAGCGACCGCATCGCTACGTCGTCGAGGTTTTCGCGCTCGACATCGAGCGTCTCGCGCTGCCCGATGGGTTCACGGGCGACCTCATGGCGAACGCCATGGAGGGGCACATTCTCGCACGAGGCGCTGCATCCGCCACCTACAGCCGATGGGAGGACACGAAGTGA
- a CDS encoding helix-turn-helix transcriptional regulator — protein sequence MNVQKGSQGEPWKRLLPLARRDTRSLGRENDVPSVYAFVARHREHFKAMTLPSDGLVLLLEGTKEVRFGIDQTTYHPGEAFVASAGVTMDVTNLPDPASGQYRALFVRLPRPLIVEAARRWPQFVGRSTFEPRFLPMDSTLVDVLLHAFGADDRAIRHPISPQLAQHRFLELVLVLAERGALSLTPKYAGQSTVDALRQIVRHRLHHPWTVAEVAQHLDCSAATLRRRLVAEGQSFAKLLLSERLAAARILLSERGADVADTLAATGFASRSHFAAHYRRLYGEGPSSARHRQREPSKSF from the coding sequence ATGAACGTTCAAAAGGGCTCCCAAGGCGAACCATGGAAGCGGCTCCTGCCTCTCGCGCGCCGCGATACGCGCTCACTCGGGCGTGAGAACGATGTTCCCTCGGTCTACGCCTTCGTCGCCCGCCACCGTGAACACTTCAAGGCGATGACACTTCCCAGCGACGGGCTCGTCCTGCTGCTCGAAGGCACGAAGGAGGTCCGGTTCGGCATCGACCAGACGACCTATCATCCTGGGGAGGCCTTCGTCGCGAGCGCGGGCGTCACGATGGACGTCACCAATCTGCCCGACCCCGCGTCCGGCCAATACCGCGCCCTCTTCGTCCGCCTGCCGCGCCCCTTGATCGTCGAGGCCGCCCGGCGCTGGCCCCAGTTCGTTGGCCGATCGACGTTCGAGCCAAGGTTCCTCCCAATGGATTCGACGCTTGTTGATGTGCTGCTCCACGCGTTCGGAGCGGACGATCGAGCGATCCGCCATCCCATCTCGCCGCAACTTGCACAGCATCGCTTTCTCGAACTGGTTCTCGTGCTGGCCGAACGGGGCGCGCTGTCGCTGACCCCCAAATACGCCGGGCAGTCGACCGTCGATGCCCTCCGTCAAATCGTGCGGCATCGCCTGCACCATCCCTGGACCGTAGCCGAGGTCGCCCAACACCTCGACTGCTCGGCGGCAACCCTGCGGCGCCGGTTGGTGGCCGAAGGCCAGAGCTTCGCAAAACTCCTCCTGTCCGAGCGCTTGGCTGCGGCCCGCATCCTGCTATCCGAGCGCGGTGCCGACGTCGCCGACACGCTGGCGGCCACCGGCTTCGCGTCGCGCTCGCACTTTGCCGCGCACTACCGTCGCCTGTACGGCGAAGGGCCCTCGAGCGCCCGCCATCGCCAGAGGGAACCATCGAAATCGTTTTGA